One Leptospira wolbachii serovar Codice str. CDC genomic region harbors:
- a CDS encoding TonB-dependent receptor plug domain-containing protein has protein sequence MLSFTQFLLPILCLFLLFIGEIHSQTRPRETGKKTKTVDQTPTPVTVPAETNTTDPNPQNTGTTTQTTPVPEEGNKEEVPSEEVDRFKDLDNKNGIVVTGSRGERRLKDSAVATEVISRKRIEQTGARNLGEVLETQTGINVTPFFGGSQVQMLGLDSKYVLFLVDGQRVAGRLNNTIDLTRFKVQNIERVEIVKGSSSSLYGADAIGGVINIITKQAEKPEHYQFRTSYGNGRQTNFGSQGEKNMIADVGFKNNFVASNFFGGFNQSAAYDLDPKTPATTGNAFQDANVGGNMTFNPDGQFKVKTGINYLNRNQAGIDSRSNGGVFDRTNLTNDFLGLGAMEYTYGKRNMVSLRGNFSRWENHYKLDQRNSNELDVKEFTNEFSSQGVAQVDHEINKDHMVTAGVESYSEELQSDRLQRRNAYRTRRAAFIQDEWIIWRQGFVWRLVPGVRHDVDSQFGGQTTPKIASKVDITSDLVFRASYGKGFRPPSFRELYLRFENPGVGYVVDGNDKLRPERSTTVNADLEYTPYKFWTLSLSVFRNDITDLIQYSFGTRTSEFANFQLKNVQRAYTRGVEAGSRVRFLKYFALELGYNQTDTRDLTTDRPLEGRALHQGTMNFFVNAPGGWEFALRAKRLDKRPFYSTTNEFTAGSSTALIDQQTKTPEETNKVVYGKPFTLLNVRMEKKFFDGRMSLFLGVDNVLDQYELTYNPIRPRFYYGGLQATF, from the coding sequence ATGCTTTCTTTTACCCAATTTCTTTTACCGATCCTTTGCCTCTTTCTATTGTTTATTGGAGAGATCCATTCCCAAACGCGACCTCGTGAAACGGGAAAAAAAACTAAAACTGTAGACCAAACACCAACTCCTGTTACGGTTCCAGCGGAAACAAATACTACAGATCCTAATCCACAAAATACAGGAACTACAACACAAACCACTCCAGTTCCAGAAGAAGGAAATAAAGAGGAAGTTCCGTCTGAAGAGGTGGACCGGTTCAAAGATTTGGATAATAAAAATGGCATTGTTGTCACCGGCTCCCGCGGAGAACGACGACTCAAAGATTCTGCTGTTGCGACAGAAGTTATCTCTAGAAAACGAATTGAACAAACTGGTGCGCGTAACTTAGGTGAGGTGCTGGAAACCCAAACAGGTATTAATGTTACTCCTTTTTTTGGCGGTTCCCAAGTCCAAATGCTCGGGCTTGATTCCAAATATGTACTGTTTCTTGTAGATGGACAACGTGTTGCGGGAAGGTTGAACAATACCATTGATCTCACTCGATTTAAAGTTCAGAACATTGAACGGGTGGAAATTGTAAAAGGAAGTTCCTCTTCGTTATACGGAGCCGATGCCATTGGTGGTGTAATCAACATCATCACCAAACAAGCAGAAAAACCAGAACACTACCAATTCCGAACCTCTTACGGAAACGGAAGACAAACCAATTTTGGAAGCCAAGGCGAAAAGAATATGATCGCCGATGTTGGTTTCAAAAATAATTTTGTAGCCTCTAATTTTTTTGGTGGGTTTAACCAATCGGCTGCTTATGATTTAGATCCCAAAACACCAGCCACAACAGGAAATGCATTCCAAGATGCAAACGTAGGTGGAAATATGACCTTCAATCCAGATGGTCAATTTAAGGTTAAAACAGGAATCAATTATTTAAATCGTAACCAAGCAGGAATTGATTCAAGATCCAATGGTGGAGTTTTCGATAGAACTAACCTCACAAACGACTTTCTCGGGTTAGGTGCAATGGAATATACCTACGGAAAACGTAATATGGTGTCCTTACGTGGAAACTTTTCTCGTTGGGAAAACCACTATAAGTTGGACCAACGAAATTCCAATGAACTCGACGTAAAAGAATTTACAAATGAATTTTCTTCCCAAGGTGTGGCTCAAGTAGATCATGAAATTAATAAAGATCACATGGTGACAGCTGGGGTCGAATCCTATTCAGAAGAATTACAATCGGATCGTTTACAAAGAAGGAATGCCTATAGAACGAGAAGAGCAGCCTTCATTCAAGATGAATGGATCATTTGGCGCCAAGGTTTTGTTTGGCGGCTGGTCCCAGGGGTTCGTCATGATGTAGATTCTCAGTTTGGTGGTCAGACTACACCCAAAATTGCATCCAAAGTGGATATCACAAGTGACCTTGTTTTCCGTGCCAGTTACGGTAAGGGATTTCGACCTCCCTCTTTTCGAGAATTGTACTTACGTTTTGAAAACCCAGGTGTTGGTTATGTTGTAGATGGAAACGACAAATTAAGACCAGAGAGATCAACAACGGTCAATGCAGATCTTGAATACACTCCTTATAAATTTTGGACTCTTTCACTTAGCGTGTTTCGGAATGATATCACCGATCTTATCCAATACAGTTTCGGAACGAGAACGAGCGAGTTTGCCAATTTCCAATTAAAGAATGTGCAAAGAGCCTATACAAGAGGTGTGGAAGCTGGATCCCGGGTTCGTTTCCTCAAATACTTTGCTTTGGAATTGGGTTACAACCAAACAGATACTCGCGACCTAACAACAGATAGACCCTTAGAAGGAAGAGCGCTCCACCAAGGAACAATGAACTTTTTTGTGAATGCACCCGGTGGATGGGAATTTGCCCTTCGTGCTAAACGTTTGGACAAACGGCCGTTTTATAGTACAACCAATGAATTTACTGCGGGATCAAGTACAGCTCTCATCGACCAACAAACAAAAACTCCAGAGGAAACCAACAAAGTTGTATATGGAAAACCATTTACTCTCTTAAACGTAAGGATGGAGAAAAAATTCTTCGACGGAAGGATGTCTTTGTTTTTAGGAGTGGACAACGTCCTAGACCAATACGAGCTTACATACAATCCTATTCGTCCCAGGTTTTACTATGGTGGACTCCAAGCCACTTTTTGA